In the Vogesella sp. XCS3 genome, CTCCATCTGGCCACGGTCGATGGACTGAATGCCGGCACGGAAAATTTCGGTGATATACGCCCCGGCATTCAGCGTCAGCGCCAGCAGGCCGGACAGAAAGGCGCCGTAGTTCTGACGCAGGTCACGCGCCAGCTCGCCATCGATCAACACGCCATCCACCGGGTGGATCAGCATGGGCATCAAGGCAAAATGCACCAGCAGAATCTGCACAAACAGCGGCGTGCCACGGAAAAACGCGACGTAGGCCGCAGAAGGCCAGCGCACGCCAAATTTCAGCACATACTTGGCCGCGCCATGCTTGGCCTCGGCCAGACGCGCCATCCCCATAAACAGACCAATCAGCGTACCCAACACCACAGCAACAAGGGTAATACCTACGGTCATCTTCGCACCCTCGACAAACAAAGGTGCGTAATCGGCAATCATGCCCCAACGGAAATCCATGCTCTGCTCCCGGCTTTATAAAAAGAAAACGGCGGATCTGCCTGCAGACCCGCCGCTGCCCGTTTTGTTATTTGGCGCCGAAGTATTTATTGAAAATCTGGTCGTACGTACCGTCAGCCTTGATGGCTTTCAGGCCGGCATTCACCTTGCCCAGCAGCTCGGCATTGCCTTTTTTCACAGCAAACCCGTAGTACTCCGGGGCAAAGCTCTTGGTATCTTCTACCGTGGCCATACCATGCTGCGGGTTGTTTTTAACGTAGTTGATCACCACGCCGTTATCACCCACGGCCGCATCCACCCCGCCGGTTTCCAGCTCCTTCAGCGCTAGCGGCATGTTTTCAAAGCGCTTGATATTCGGGTTGGTCTTGCCCAGCAGTTTTTGCACCACTTCATCACCGGTGGTACCGGTCTGCACGGCGACTTTCTTGTTCTTCAGGTCCTGGAAGGTTTTAACATCCGAAACACCTTTGGCCACTGCAATCAGTTGGCGCGCCTCAAAGTACGGATCGGAAAAATCCATGCTCTGCTTGCGCTCGTCGGTAATGGTAATAGCCGACGACAGGATGTCGCGATCGCCCTGGTCTACCGTGGCGAACATCCCCTCCCATGGGGTATTGATGAACTTCACCTTGAAACCGCCCTTGGCTGCCGCGGCACTTAGCACCTCGACATCAAAGCCGACGATCTCGCCCTTGTCAGTCTGGAACTCAAACGGCGCATAGCTGGCATCCGTGCCTACTACGTACTCTTTGACATCCCCCCCGGTAGCCGACGCCTCTGCCATCGGCGCAGAAGCCCCCGCTGCTTCCGGTGCCTTCTGGCCACAACCAGTCAAGGCAAAAGCAGACAACAGCATACCCGCCAGCAATGTTCTTCTCGTTTGTTTCATCCCTAATCTCCTTGATTTCCTGCGCTGAACCCATTTCCTTTTGGGATTGGGCTGCGTGCTAATATAGCAACCCCATACTGGCGCTACAATGCGAAAAACCCCCGGGCCAACTGAACAGAATCATTCAAATGCAATTAACCCGCACCATTGCTTCCATCCTCATCGCTGCCGTGGCATTTTCTGCCACCCCAAGCTTCGCAGAGGGTGAAGACGCCCCGCTTCCGGGCGATTTCCAGCCGGCACCACTACCCAAGCCCCCCAAGGCCAAGCCACTGAACCTGCCACCTGTCAGCCCGACACCAAGCGCCGAGAAAGACAATACGCCCCGCCAAAGCCAAGCTACCCGCAGCAAACCGGCAAGCAAAGCCGCTGCCGGCAGCAGGAAAGTCAGCAAAAACAAGCCACAAGCCAGAAAACCCAGCCGGCAAGCACGCAAGGCCGCACCATCGGCTCGTGTACAAAAATCCGGCAACAAGCGCCCACAAGCCGGCAAAGTGGTGACAAAGCGCCAGAAAACCACGCCACGCAAGGCAAGCAAAGCGCGGCAAAGCGTACGTAGCAAAAAAGCAACGCTACTGAAACCGAAAACCGTGCGCGAGGCAAAACGGCAAAAAACCCGCCAGCGCACCAGCGTGCAAAAAGCGAACAGCCGCAAGGCCCTGGCCAGCAAAAAAGCGGTAAAACACGGCAAGGCCGCAAAAAATACCAAGCAGCATCTTGCCAAGCATAAAAAGTGACGGCATAATTCGCCTTCTTCGCCGGTGTAGCTCAGTTGGTAGAGCAGCTGACTTGTAATCAGAAGGTCGAGGGTTCGACTCCTTTCTCCGGCACCAGATAAAACAAAAGCCCCGCACATCAGTGCGGGGCTTTTGTCATTACGGCTGCCCGTTCGCAGCAAAACGCCCCGCCAAAGCGGGGCGTTGCCACATGCGGCCAAGCTTGCGACTCAGGCTTCCAGCGCCTCGCCCTCTTGCTGCAAGCGCCACATTTCTGCGTAACGCCCGCCCTGCGCCAGCAGCTCGCGGTGCGTACCGCGCTCGATAATATGGCCACCATCCATCACCAGAATGCAATCCGCCTCGGCGATGGTCGATAGCCGGTGCGCAATGATCAGCGTGGTACGGTTGGCCGCAATACTGAGCAGCTCGGCCTGGATGGCCTTCTCGGTACGCGAATCCAGTGCACTGGTCGCCTCGTCAAAAATCAGCACCGGCGGGTTTTTCAGGATGGTGCGGGCAATGGCCACACGCTGCTTTTCGCCGCCAGACAGCTTGAGGCCGCGCTCGCCCACGGTGGTGTCGTAGCCATCCGGCAGGCCCATCACAAAGTCGTGGATATGCGCCGAACGGGCAGCCTCGATCACCTCTTCCCGCGTGGCATCGGGCCGGCCATAAGCAATGTTGTAGTAGATGCTGTCGTTAAACAGCACCGTGTCTTGCGGCACGATGCCGATATGCGCACGCAGGCTATCCTGGCTGAGCTCGCGAATATCGCTACCGTTAAAGCAGATCGCCCCGCTGCTGACATCGTAAAAACGGAACAGCAGGCGCGACAGCGTGGATTTGCCCGCACCGCTCGCTCCCACCACCGCCACGGTATGGCCGGCAGGAATATCAAAGCTGACGTCGTGCAAAATGGTGCGTTTGGCATCGTAGCCAAAGCCGACGCCATCAAAACGGATCGCCACATCGCGGCTAGCCAAGGGCTGAGCCGTCGGGCGGTCTGCCACCTCGGCACCCACATTCAGCAGTGTGAACATGCGCTCCATGTCGGCCAGCGAATGGCGGATTTCGCGGTAAACAAAGCCCAGAAAATGCAGCGGCGCCCACAGCTGGGTAATAAAGGTGGCCACCAGCACCACATCCCCCACCGTCATTTCGCCCTGGTTAACCCCGCGTGCGGCCAACCACATGATCAGCGTCACACCGGTGGCAATGATCACGCCCTGCCCCGCGTTCAGGAACGATAGCGACACCTGGTTCTTGATGGCGGACTGCTCCCACGACGCCAGGTTGCCGTCGTAGCGGCGGGTTTCGTAGCCCTCGTTGCCAAAGTACTTGACCGTTTCGTAGTTGATCAGCGCATCGATGGCCTTGCTGTTGGCCTTGGAATCCAGATCATTCATGCTGCGGCGAAATACCGTGCGCCACTCGGTAATCACCAGGGTAAACACGATATAAATGGCAATGGTGGCAAAGGTCACCACGGCAAACCAGGCGTTATAGCGATGCAGCAAAATGCCGATCACCAGGCCGATTTCCACCAGCGTGGGCAAAATGTTGAACACGGTAAAGTTCAGCAAAAAACCAATGCCCTTGGTACCGCGCTCGATATCGCGGCTCATGCCGCCCGTCTGGCGCTCCAGGTGAAAACGCAGGCTCAGGCGGAACAGGTGCGAAAACACCTCGCGCGCCACCGTGCGCACCGCCCCCTGCACCACGCGGGCAAAAATGGCATCGCGCAGCTCGCCCAGCACGCTGGACAGCAAGCGCGCCAGGCCATAGCCGGCCAGCGCCAGCAGCGGCACCACCGCCATGGTGGCCGGCAACGACAGCTGGTCCACGATATCTTTCAGGTACAGCGGCGTGGCAACACCCGCTACCTTGGCCGCAATCAGGCAAGCCAGCGCCAGCAGCACGCGCAGCTTGAAGCGCCACAGGTAGGGCAGCAGGGTCTTCAGGGTTTTCAGGTCGTTACGGTCGGTAGGCGGCGGGGTATTGCCGTGGGCAAAATGACGCATGCAGGCTTTCGGTGAGGGCTGTGCCGCTTAATGCAGCACGCGCGGGGCGATCAGGTGAAATTCGGGAATCTCGGCGTCAAAGGCGTGGCCATCGTCAGCTTCCATCTGGTAGCTGCCGCGCATGGTGCCGTACGGGGTGGTCAGTGCCGAACCACTGGTATAGGTGTAGCTTTCGCCCGGCTGCAGGTGCGGGTGCTCGCCCACTACCCCCATACCACGCACCTCCTGTACCTTGCCATTGGCGTCGGTAATCACCCAGTGGCGTGACAGCAACCTGGCTGGCTGCTCGCCCGTGTTCTTGAGGGTAATGCGGTAAGCAAAGGCATAGCGGTCAGACTCCACGCTGGAATGCTGCGCCTGGTACATAACCTCGGCCGATACGGTGATATGGTATTTCTGGCTCACGATAAGTCCTTTGATGCGGGCGGCCAACTGCTGGCCACCATGGCGCGAAACGAGAGCTAATTGTACGACACGCATCGCACCAGCGGGGGCGATCGCTTACAATGGCGCCCATTTCCAGCCCTGCCCACGATACCGCCATGAGCCAATTCCGTATTGCACCGTCCATCCTGTCTGCCGACTTTGCCCGCCTGGGCGAGGAAGTGCGCAATGTCATCGCCGCTGGTGCCGACATCATTCACTTCGACGTGATGGACAACCACTACGTACCCAACCTCACCATGGGCCCGATGTTCTGCGAAGCCATCCGCCCGCACAGCAGCGCCCCGATCGACGTGCACCTGATGGTAAAACCGGTAGACGCGCTGGCCGCCGCTTTTGCCAAAGCAGGGGCCGACATCATTACCTTCCACCCGGAAGGCTCCGAGCACATCGACCGTACGCTGGGCCTGATCAAGGAAGCCGGCTGTAAAGCCGGCCTGGTATTTAACCCTGCCACCCCGCTGAGCTACCTGGACCACGTGATGGACAAGATCGACATGGTGTTGATCATGTCAGTGAACCCCGGTTTTGGCGGCCAGAAGTTCATCCCGCACGCGCTGGAAAAAGTGCGCGCCGCGCGCCAGCGCATTGACGAATACACCGCCAAGCACGGCGGCGAGATCTGGCTGGAAGTGGACGGCGGCGTAAAAGTGGACAATATCGCCCAGATCGCCGCCGCCGGTGCCGACACCTTCGTGGCTGGCAGCGCCATCTACAACACGCCAGACTACAAAGCCACCATCGACGCCATGCGCGCCGAGCTGGCCAAGGTTGGCCGCGCGTGAACGGCTACATCGTCACCGGCGCCTCGCGCGGGCTGGGCGCTGCACTGGTGGCACAGCTGCTGGCAAACGGCGGCCGCGTAGTGGCCATTGCCCGTGACTGCAGCGCGCTGCCGGCGCACCCGCAGCTGGCCACCATCGACGCCGACCTGGCCGACAGCCACCTGCTGCCACTGCTGGCCGAGCGCGCGCTGGCGCAGCTGGGCAGCTGCAGCAGCCTGACGCTGATCAACAATGCCGGCACCGTGCAGCCTATCGCCAGCGTCGGCAGCTTTGCCGACGGCGTGGCCGAGCAGGCGCTGGCGCTGAACCTCACCGCCCCCATCGTACTGTGCAATGCCTTTGTGGCGCACAGTACCGGTTTTTCCGGGGTGCGCCGCGTGCTGAACATCTCGTCGGGCGCTGCGGCCAACCCCTACCCTGGCTGGGCGGTGTACTGCGCCAGCAAGGCCGGGCTGGACCACTTCACCCGCACCCTGGCACTAGAGCAGCAGGCTGCGGCCAACCCGGTGTTAGCGGTGTCGCTGTACCCCGGCGTAGTGGATACCGGCATGCAGGGCGAGATCCGCGCCGCCGACCCGGCGCACTTCCCCAACCTGCCGCGTTTTACCGCGCTAAAGGCCGAAGGGCAGCTGACCCAGCCTGCCGACTGCGCCGCCGCCATCTGCCGCCACCTGCATGGCAGCAGCTTCGGCCAGCAGGCTGTTGCGGATATCCGGCTACTATAAGCAGCTTGCACGCGCACAAAAAAAGCCGCTCATCGAGCGGCTTTTTCGCACCTGTAGCGGCTTAGTTCGGCTTTTTAGCCTTTGGTTTGCGTGGCTTGGCTTTTGTCTTGGCTTTAGGCGCCAGTGGCGCAGCTTCAGCTGGCGCGGCTGCCTCTGCAGCATCTACTTCTGGCTCGGCAGATTCGACAGACTCTTCATCCTCACCTTTGCCAGTAACACGGGAAAACCACGACGGCGCCTTGAGCTCGTCCAGCGTCAGCACGTTGGCCGCAGTCGGCAGCACGGTAAATACAGGCTGGCCGTGGTTGCGCATGGCCATCTGCGTACGCAGGGTTACGCTGAAACCCTTGAGCTTGGGCGCGCGCAAGGTACGCTGCTCTTCCATGGCCAGCAGCTTGGCACGGCTATCGACCAGCAGCTCGGTCTGGCTTTCGGAAGCCATTTCACCTTGTGTCTTGGCGACCTCTTCGGCCAGCTTGTCGGCAAATGCCTGTACTTCTTTGCTGGCGCTGTAGCGCTTCACACGGGCGGCCACTTCTTGCAGCATGACGCGGCCCAGCTGCGCTTCGGCGGCCGGGTCCAGCGTGAGGCGGATACGGTAGCTGGCGCCTTTCTGGCGGTCGCTATCGCTTAGCGGCTGGAAGGTGAAGGCTTTCTTGTCTACCGCCGAGTAAGCCGCACCGATAATCAGCGGCAGGTCGCGCATCACGGCATCCACCGGGATATCCGCCACCTTGTCTTGCGGCGCGTTGAGTTTCAGCAGCTTGCCGTGCAGCTGCGGCAGGGCCAGGTCCAGCGCCGAGGCATCTACCCAGGCGGTCAGGGTATTGAGCTGGAACAACATGGGGACACGCACCCAGCTTTCCACATTGGGCCGCGCAAAGCGGAAGGTTGGCACCAGCTCGATGCGGCTGGCTGGCATGTCTACCGCACCGCGCATATCGAAGCTGAACGAACGCGCCACGTCCTTCACCAGATCCGGGTTAGCCAGGCTACCGAGCTCTGCCGGAATATCCAGGTCGCTGATGCGCAGGCTGCCGTCAAAGTTATAACGGGCATCCAGGCTGCTTTGCTGCAGCGTGTAGATAGCCGCGTCGTCTGCGGTCTTGTTGGCCAGCGGGGACGTGGCACAGCCGGCCAGCGCCAGGCTAGCCGCCAGCGGCAGGGCGATTCGGGTAATAACAGGCATGACACTCTC is a window encoding:
- a CDS encoding amino acid ABC transporter permease, which gives rise to MDFRWGMIADYAPLFVEGAKMTVGITLVAVVLGTLIGLFMGMARLAEAKHGAAKYVLKFGVRWPSAAYVAFFRGTPLFVQILLVHFALMPMLIHPVDGVLIDGELARDLRQNYGAFLSGLLALTLNAGAYITEIFRAGIQSIDRGQMEAARSLGLSYGQTMKFVIVPQAFRRMLPPLGNEAIMLLKDSSLVSAIGLAELAYAARTVAGVYSRYWEPYLTISFIYLALTMLMAWGISRLEKKLHIGTR
- a CDS encoding basic amino acid ABC transporter substrate-binding protein; protein product: MKQTRRTLLAGMLLSAFALTGCGQKAPEAAGASAPMAEASATGGDVKEYVVGTDASYAPFEFQTDKGEIVGFDVEVLSAAAAKGGFKVKFINTPWEGMFATVDQGDRDILSSAITITDERKQSMDFSDPYFEARQLIAVAKGVSDVKTFQDLKNKKVAVQTGTTGDEVVQKLLGKTNPNIKRFENMPLALKELETGGVDAAVGDNGVVINYVKNNPQHGMATVEDTKSFAPEYYGFAVKKGNAELLGKVNAGLKAIKADGTYDQIFNKYFGAK
- a CDS encoding ABC transporter ATP-binding protein/permease, which translates into the protein MRHFAHGNTPPPTDRNDLKTLKTLLPYLWRFKLRVLLALACLIAAKVAGVATPLYLKDIVDQLSLPATMAVVPLLALAGYGLARLLSSVLGELRDAIFARVVQGAVRTVAREVFSHLFRLSLRFHLERQTGGMSRDIERGTKGIGFLLNFTVFNILPTLVEIGLVIGILLHRYNAWFAVVTFATIAIYIVFTLVITEWRTVFRRSMNDLDSKANSKAIDALINYETVKYFGNEGYETRRYDGNLASWEQSAIKNQVSLSFLNAGQGVIIATGVTLIMWLAARGVNQGEMTVGDVVLVATFITQLWAPLHFLGFVYREIRHSLADMERMFTLLNVGAEVADRPTAQPLASRDVAIRFDGVGFGYDAKRTILHDVSFDIPAGHTVAVVGASGAGKSTLSRLLFRFYDVSSGAICFNGSDIRELSQDSLRAHIGIVPQDTVLFNDSIYYNIAYGRPDATREEVIEAARSAHIHDFVMGLPDGYDTTVGERGLKLSGGEKQRVAIARTILKNPPVLIFDEATSALDSRTEKAIQAELLSIAANRTTLIIAHRLSTIAEADCILVMDGGHIIERGTHRELLAQGGRYAEMWRLQQEGEALEA
- the apaG gene encoding Co2+/Mg2+ efflux protein ApaG; translation: MVSQKYHITVSAEVMYQAQHSSVESDRYAFAYRITLKNTGEQPARLLSRHWVITDANGKVQEVRGMGVVGEHPHLQPGESYTYTSGSALTTPYGTMRGSYQMEADDGHAFDAEIPEFHLIAPRVLH
- the rpe gene encoding ribulose-phosphate 3-epimerase; the encoded protein is MSQFRIAPSILSADFARLGEEVRNVIAAGADIIHFDVMDNHYVPNLTMGPMFCEAIRPHSSAPIDVHLMVKPVDALAAAFAKAGADIITFHPEGSEHIDRTLGLIKEAGCKAGLVFNPATPLSYLDHVMDKIDMVLIMSVNPGFGGQKFIPHALEKVRAARQRIDEYTAKHGGEIWLEVDGGVKVDNIAQIAAAGADTFVAGSAIYNTPDYKATIDAMRAELAKVGRA
- a CDS encoding SDR family NAD(P)-dependent oxidoreductase, which codes for MNGYIVTGASRGLGAALVAQLLANGGRVVAIARDCSALPAHPQLATIDADLADSHLLPLLAERALAQLGSCSSLTLINNAGTVQPIASVGSFADGVAEQALALNLTAPIVLCNAFVAHSTGFSGVRRVLNISSGAAANPYPGWAVYCASKAGLDHFTRTLALEQQAAANPVLAVSLYPGVVDTGMQGEIRAADPAHFPNLPRFTALKAEGQLTQPADCAAAICRHLHGSSFGQQAVADIRLL